A genomic window from Sphingobacterium sp. BN32 includes:
- a CDS encoding DUF983 domain-containing protein codes for MEVNAKMETNYQIPSEIKSAIDGKCPRCRTGNMFKGSLLSFKSAKMNVKCPACDLKFEKEPGYFYVAMYISYAMSVAELVASCVATYLITGNMESPWLYVIVALAATLIFAPFNNRYSRIILLYWMTPQFKFNPKIYQEVKNFDQK; via the coding sequence ATGGAAGTAAATGCAAAAATGGAGACTAACTATCAAATCCCCTCAGAAATAAAAAGTGCAATCGACGGCAAATGCCCACGATGCAGAACCGGTAATATGTTTAAGGGTTCCTTATTGAGCTTTAAATCGGCGAAAATGAATGTGAAATGCCCTGCCTGCGACTTGAAATTTGAAAAGGAGCCGGGCTATTTCTATGTAGCGATGTACATTAGCTATGCCATGAGCGTAGCCGAGCTGGTCGCATCCTGCGTAGCAACATACCTCATTACAGGAAATATGGAGAGTCCTTGGTTATATGTTATTGTGGCATTGGCGGCAACCCTGATTTTTGCGCCGTTCAACAACCGCTATTCAAGGATTATCTTGTTGTATTGGATGACTCCACAATTCAAATTCAACCCCAAAATATATCAAGAAGTTAAAAACTTCGATCAGAAGTAA
- a CDS encoding UDP-glucuronic acid decarboxylase family protein, whose amino-acid sequence MQKEKPKRILITGAAGFLGSHLCDHFIKEEFHVIGMDNLITGDIKNIEHLFHLPNFEFYHHDVSKFVHVPGELHYILHFASPASPIDYLKIPIQTLKVGSLGTHNLLGLAKSKKARILVASTSEVYGDPSVSPQSEEYWGNVNPVGPRGVYDEAKRFQEAMTMAYHNAHSLETRIARIFNTFGPRMRLHDGRALPTFISQALQGKDLTVFGNGMQTRSFCYVTDQIEGICKLLLSDYPLPVNIGNPDEMTLLDMAKEIIDLTNSSSKIVFEELPIDDPKQRRPDIRKAKELLNWEPKVGRREGLEKTIAYYKTLFNDQQYKLST is encoded by the coding sequence GTGCAAAAGGAGAAGCCCAAACGAATATTGATTACTGGAGCGGCGGGATTCCTAGGCTCTCACCTCTGTGACCACTTTATCAAAGAGGAATTCCACGTAATTGGTATGGATAATTTGATAACCGGGGATATCAAAAACATCGAACATCTATTCCACCTCCCCAACTTTGAATTCTATCATCACGATGTAAGCAAATTCGTGCACGTACCGGGCGAGCTGCACTACATCTTACACTTTGCATCACCAGCAAGTCCCATCGACTACCTGAAGATACCCATACAAACCCTCAAAGTAGGATCCCTAGGTACGCACAACCTGCTGGGACTGGCAAAGAGCAAGAAAGCACGCATATTAGTCGCCTCCACATCGGAGGTATATGGCGACCCTTCGGTATCTCCGCAATCGGAAGAATACTGGGGAAATGTAAACCCCGTCGGACCCCGAGGGGTCTACGATGAAGCAAAACGCTTTCAGGAAGCCATGACCATGGCTTATCACAATGCGCACTCCTTAGAAACAAGAATAGCAAGGATATTCAACACCTTCGGACCACGCATGCGTCTCCACGACGGTAGAGCATTGCCAACCTTCATTTCGCAAGCTTTGCAAGGCAAAGATTTGACCGTCTTTGGAAACGGCATGCAAACGCGTTCTTTTTGCTACGTCACAGATCAAATTGAGGGCATCTGCAAGCTCCTCCTTAGCGATTACCCGCTACCGGTAAACATTGGAAATCCAGATGAGATGACACTCTTGGACATGGCCAAGGAGATCATCGACCTCACAAATAGCTCTTCAAAGATTGTTTTTGAAGAACTACCGATCGACGATCCTAAGCAGCGGAGACCCGACATTCGAAAAGCCAAAGAATTGCTCAACTGGGAACCCAAAGTGGGCAGACGAGAAGGGCTGGAGAAAACAATAGCCTATTACAAGACATTATTTAACGATCAACAGTATAAACTTAGCACATAA
- the mfd gene encoding transcription-repair coupling factor — protein MNIQDLLEKYSQSEQVHSIKENLQARNPKIQLKGLIGSSDAMLAAALYAEEKRMNVFVLPNHEDASFFLSDLESLFDKQILFFPASYKKAFDISIIDSAHVLQRAETLSSLNHNSELPRIVVTYPEAISEKVINRQDLEKNTLEITQNIKLSIDFINEFLYEYDFERVDFVYEPGQFAIRGGIVDIFSFSNDLPYRIEFFGDEIESIRTFDIESQLSVSKIHTVTIVPNVQAKFLSANHISLLEYIDKNAILWVKDVQYSLDIIKEGYHGASKFWKALSEQDIQRNPDWIDPRFTFTDEKNFAAMLFEFPIIEFGKQFYYKADHTISFDIHPQPSFNKDFNLLIHNFHENEKNAIKNLIFSDSTKQIERIYAILDDLDKTISFTPVYKALREGFRDDEQKLACYTDHQIFDRYYKYKRRKGYERSQAITLKELSELKPGDYITHIDHGVGKYAGLEKIDVNGKTQEMIRLIYADNDLLYVNINSLNRISKYSGKEGTVPKMNKLGTDAWEKLKKTTKRKVKDIARDLIQLYAKRKAQTGNAFSPDTYLQRELEASFIYEDTPDQEKATNDVKKDMESPHPMDRLVCGDVGFGKTEVAIRAAFKAVADSKQVAVLVPTTILALQHYRTFSERLKGLPANIDYINRFKSSKQIKDSLKRLEEGKIDIIIGTHRLVSKDVKFKDLGLMIIDEEQKFGVSVKEKLKVMRANVDSLTLTATPIPRTLHFSLMGARDLSIISTPPPNRQPVQTELHVFNDALIKEAVSYELDRGGQVFFIHNRVADLPQLGMLIRKLVPGARVGIAHGQLEGDELEDVMLKFINHDYDVLIATTIIEAGLDIPNANTIIINQAHMFGLSDLHQMRGRVGRSNKKAFCYLLSPPLSTLTNEAYKRLSAIEEFSELGSGFNVAMRDLDIRGSGNLLGAEQSGFIAEIGFEMYNKILDEAVQELKDDEFGDLFADDKDRKYVTFTQIDTDLEVLIPDEYVTNISERYNLYNDIAKLKNETELQAFEQELVDRFGPIPAPVFELFNTLRLQWLGKEIGLEKISYKKETLKGFFVSNTKSSYYQSEQFGKVLAFVQRHASISNLKEVKGQLRIAISNVNSIEYAISLLSEMK, from the coding sequence GTGAACATCCAAGACCTCTTAGAAAAATACAGTCAATCCGAACAAGTTCATTCCATCAAGGAAAATTTACAAGCTCGAAATCCTAAGATTCAGCTAAAAGGGCTTATCGGTTCTTCCGATGCCATGCTTGCTGCAGCCTTATATGCGGAAGAAAAAAGGATGAACGTCTTTGTTCTCCCCAATCATGAGGATGCTTCCTTCTTTTTGAGCGACCTGGAAAGTCTGTTTGATAAGCAGATCTTGTTTTTCCCCGCTTCCTACAAGAAAGCTTTCGATATCAGCATTATCGATAGTGCGCATGTTTTGCAACGTGCCGAGACGCTAAGCTCCTTGAACCATAACTCGGAATTACCGCGAATTGTGGTTACTTATCCGGAAGCGATTTCAGAGAAAGTGATCAACAGGCAGGACTTGGAAAAGAACACGCTGGAGATTACGCAGAATATAAAACTCAGCATTGATTTCATCAATGAGTTCCTTTATGAATACGATTTCGAACGAGTAGATTTCGTTTATGAACCTGGGCAGTTTGCCATTCGCGGTGGAATCGTGGATATCTTCTCCTTCTCCAATGACCTCCCCTATCGTATCGAGTTCTTTGGTGATGAGATTGAAAGTATCCGGACCTTTGATATCGAATCTCAACTTTCGGTCAGCAAAATACATACGGTTACTATCGTCCCGAATGTTCAGGCTAAGTTTCTCTCGGCCAACCATATTTCGTTGTTGGAATACATAGACAAGAACGCCATCCTATGGGTCAAGGATGTGCAGTATAGCTTAGACATCATTAAAGAAGGCTATCATGGTGCTTCCAAATTCTGGAAGGCGCTTTCAGAACAGGATATACAACGCAATCCTGACTGGATAGATCCACGTTTTACCTTTACCGATGAGAAGAATTTTGCAGCCATGCTGTTCGAATTTCCGATCATCGAATTCGGGAAGCAATTTTACTATAAAGCCGATCATACGATCAGCTTCGACATACATCCGCAGCCATCTTTCAATAAAGATTTCAATTTATTGATTCATAATTTTCATGAAAATGAGAAGAATGCGATCAAGAACCTGATCTTCTCCGATTCGACCAAGCAAATCGAACGTATCTATGCCATCCTGGACGATTTGGACAAGACCATTAGCTTTACGCCGGTTTACAAAGCTTTGCGCGAAGGATTCCGTGATGATGAGCAAAAGTTGGCATGTTATACTGATCATCAAATCTTTGATCGCTATTATAAATATAAACGCCGCAAAGGTTATGAGCGTTCGCAAGCGATTACCTTAAAAGAGCTGAGCGAACTGAAACCAGGCGATTACATTACCCATATTGACCATGGAGTCGGCAAATATGCAGGTTTGGAGAAGATTGATGTGAACGGCAAGACGCAAGAGATGATTCGCTTGATCTATGCAGACAATGACTTGCTTTATGTCAATATCAACTCCCTAAACCGCATTTCCAAGTACTCCGGAAAAGAGGGCACCGTTCCGAAGATGAATAAGCTAGGGACAGATGCTTGGGAAAAACTGAAGAAAACAACGAAGAGGAAGGTTAAGGACATTGCCCGCGACCTGATTCAATTATACGCCAAGCGTAAGGCCCAAACCGGGAATGCGTTTAGCCCCGACACCTACTTGCAGCGCGAGCTGGAGGCTTCCTTTATTTATGAAGACACTCCTGACCAGGAAAAGGCTACCAACGATGTGAAGAAGGATATGGAGTCTCCACATCCGATGGATAGATTGGTCTGTGGGGATGTTGGTTTCGGAAAGACGGAGGTGGCAATACGCGCCGCGTTTAAAGCGGTTGCCGATAGTAAGCAGGTTGCTGTATTGGTTCCGACGACCATTCTTGCCCTGCAACATTACAGGACCTTCTCTGAGCGCTTGAAAGGATTGCCGGCTAACATTGACTACATCAACCGTTTTAAGTCTTCAAAACAGATTAAAGACAGCTTAAAACGCCTGGAAGAAGGTAAGATCGATATCATCATCGGTACGCATCGATTGGTAAGCAAAGATGTGAAGTTTAAGGACTTGGGACTGATGATTATTGATGAGGAGCAGAAATTCGGCGTTTCGGTGAAAGAGAAGCTGAAGGTGATGCGCGCCAATGTGGATTCATTGACATTGACGGCTACTCCCATTCCTCGAACCTTGCACTTCTCACTGATGGGTGCTCGCGATTTGAGCATTATCTCCACGCCACCACCAAACAGGCAGCCCGTGCAAACGGAACTGCATGTTTTTAACGATGCTTTGATCAAGGAGGCTGTAAGTTATGAGTTAGATCGTGGCGGACAGGTCTTCTTTATCCACAACCGTGTTGCTGACCTTCCGCAACTAGGTATGCTTATTCGTAAGCTGGTACCCGGAGCAAGAGTAGGTATAGCACATGGACAGCTTGAAGGCGATGAACTGGAGGATGTAATGTTGAAATTCATCAACCATGACTACGATGTGCTGATTGCAACGACCATTATCGAAGCAGGCCTGGACATCCCGAATGCGAATACGATTATCATCAACCAGGCGCATATGTTCGGCTTGAGCGATCTGCACCAGATGCGCGGACGAGTGGGACGCTCCAACAAAAAGGCATTCTGTTATTTATTGAGCCCACCATTATCGACATTAACGAACGAGGCCTACAAACGCCTTTCGGCAATTGAAGAGTTTTCGGAACTGGGATCGGGCTTTAATGTGGCGATGCGCGACTTGGATATCCGTGGTTCCGGTAACCTATTGGGTGCGGAGCAGTCTGGATTTATTGCAGAGATCGGGTTCGAGATGTATAATAAGATATTGGACGAAGCCGTACAGGAGCTGAAAGACGATGAGTTCGGCGACCTCTTTGCAGACGATAAGGATAGAAAGTATGTGACTTTTACACAGATAGATACCGATTTGGAAGTACTGATCCCGGATGAGTATGTGACGAATATCTCCGAACGCTATAATCTATATAATGATATCGCCAAGTTAAAGAATGAGACTGAATTGCAGGCATTTGAACAGGAACTGGTTGATCGTTTCGGACCTATCCCGGCCCCTGTTTTTGAGCTTTTCAATACGTTGCGCTTGCAGTGGCTAGGTAAAGAGATCGGCTTAGAAAAGATTTCTTACAAGAAAGAAACATTGAAAGGATTCTTTGTGAGCAATACCAAGTCCAGCTATTATCAATCTGAGCAGTTTGGAAAGGTATTGGCCTTTGTTCAACGACATGCTAGCATCAGCAACCTCAAAGAGGTTAAAGGGCAGCTCCGCATTGCGATCAGCAATGTGAACAGCATAGAATATGCGATCAGCTTGTTGTCTGAAATGAAGTAA
- a CDS encoding M14 family metallopeptidase has protein sequence MKNLLLCLLCACSFLSYAQIKSPADFLGYQVGTRVTPHWKILAYYDHIAEQVPNQVKSEAYGTSVEGRPMRVYYVSSPSNISKLEDIRNNNLRLAHAVEGTGQTNIPAIIWMSNNVHGNETSSAEASMMTLYELVNPANTKAKAWLDKSLIIIDPCLNPDGTERYANFHNGVVGKNYNPDLYAREHREPWPGGRYNHYYFDLNRDWAWQTQAESTQRAVIYNKWLPHIHVDFHEQGINAPYYFPPAAEPFHEVITPWQREFQTTIGKHNANYFDSKGWLYFTKERFDLFYPSYGDTYPLYSGSIGMTYEKAGNGSAGLGVYMDDRDTLTLVDRAIQHHASGLNVVDVVSTHAEKVVQEFKKFGDDAVAGKLSSYHTYVLKYDQARDGRIRALLNLLDKNKINYYSSTGSVKGLDYFSKKEQSHSLTVNDVVIPGNQAKAALIRVLFEPEAKLTDSVTYDITAWSLPYVYGIPAIASHTKASNLKPYQLAKISNESSTGFGYAIKWDGFSAAQLTAALLKNRVSLKSSEQSFKIGNEEFPKGSILIMKNANQTVKLDQLLKENADRLQVKVHNLSSGIVEGGKDLGSSDVKTVKAPKIMMFAGDGLRATNVGEVWHYFDEQLDYPIALVNPLDFSRVKWDEIDVVVLANGTHPFLKDKEQAARFASWLSAGGKVIALESAVGQLASQEWSALKPLKQDSVAKSKASPLLKYSDRERESLKEYTAGAIYKVTFDSSHPLMFGVKDYFTLKQDANLYQYFEAGKGWNVGYINEGAKMSGFVGNNLAKKLKNGLVFGEQKVGQGSVIYLTDNVLFRNFWENGKVIMANAVFLTAD, from the coding sequence ATGAAAAATCTCTTACTTTGCTTGCTATGTGCTTGCAGTTTTTTGAGCTATGCGCAAATAAAATCACCGGCGGATTTTCTTGGCTATCAAGTCGGGACCCGGGTGACTCCCCATTGGAAAATATTGGCTTATTACGATCATATTGCTGAGCAGGTTCCTAACCAGGTAAAATCAGAAGCATATGGCACTTCCGTAGAAGGGCGTCCGATGCGTGTATATTACGTATCATCCCCGAGCAACATCAGTAAGCTCGAAGACATCCGAAACAATAATCTTCGATTGGCACATGCGGTCGAAGGGACAGGGCAAACTAATATTCCCGCTATTATCTGGATGAGCAACAATGTGCATGGCAATGAAACATCGTCGGCTGAAGCATCTATGATGACGCTGTACGAATTAGTGAACCCAGCAAATACGAAAGCTAAAGCCTGGTTGGATAAGTCCTTAATCATTATCGACCCCTGTTTAAATCCGGATGGAACCGAGCGATATGCGAACTTTCATAATGGCGTGGTCGGCAAGAACTACAATCCTGATTTATATGCTCGTGAGCACCGCGAGCCCTGGCCAGGTGGTCGATACAACCATTATTACTTTGATTTGAATAGAGATTGGGCATGGCAAACACAGGCGGAAAGCACGCAGCGCGCCGTTATTTACAACAAATGGCTTCCCCATATCCACGTGGATTTCCATGAACAAGGAATTAATGCGCCTTATTATTTTCCACCGGCTGCAGAGCCTTTCCATGAAGTAATTACGCCGTGGCAACGTGAGTTTCAAACGACCATTGGGAAGCATAATGCAAATTACTTCGATTCAAAAGGATGGCTTTATTTCACTAAAGAGCGCTTCGATTTGTTCTATCCATCCTATGGAGATACCTATCCCCTGTATTCCGGTTCTATTGGTATGACCTATGAGAAGGCGGGAAATGGTTCCGCAGGTTTAGGAGTTTATATGGACGATCGCGATACTTTAACTTTAGTTGATCGTGCCATTCAACATCATGCCTCCGGACTCAATGTTGTGGACGTCGTATCGACACATGCGGAAAAGGTAGTTCAGGAATTCAAGAAGTTTGGTGATGATGCTGTTGCTGGAAAACTGTCTTCTTATCATACCTATGTGCTCAAATATGATCAGGCTAGGGATGGAAGAATCAGAGCCTTGTTGAACCTGCTGGATAAGAATAAAATCAACTACTACAGTTCAACAGGATCTGTTAAGGGCTTGGATTACTTCAGTAAGAAAGAGCAGTCGCATAGCTTAACTGTCAATGACGTCGTAATCCCGGGCAATCAAGCGAAGGCTGCCTTGATACGGGTTCTATTTGAACCGGAAGCTAAATTAACAGACTCTGTTACTTATGATATTACCGCTTGGTCCTTGCCTTACGTCTATGGCATCCCGGCGATTGCATCTCATACGAAAGCTAGCAATTTAAAACCCTATCAGCTTGCCAAGATCAGCAATGAGAGCAGCACTGGATTTGGATACGCCATAAAATGGGATGGTTTCTCGGCAGCACAGCTAACCGCGGCCTTGTTGAAGAACAGAGTCAGTTTAAAATCCTCCGAACAATCTTTCAAGATTGGCAATGAAGAGTTTCCGAAAGGCTCTATCCTGATTATGAAGAATGCCAATCAGACGGTGAAGCTGGATCAACTACTGAAAGAAAATGCTGACCGTTTGCAAGTGAAAGTCCATAACCTAAGTTCAGGAATCGTAGAAGGAGGCAAGGATTTAGGAAGCTCGGATGTGAAAACTGTGAAAGCACCGAAGATCATGATGTTTGCGGGCGATGGGCTTCGTGCGACCAATGTTGGCGAGGTATGGCATTATTTTGATGAGCAATTAGATTATCCGATTGCCCTTGTCAATCCCTTGGATTTTTCACGTGTTAAATGGGACGAAATCGACGTCGTCGTGTTAGCGAACGGTACACATCCCTTTCTCAAGGATAAAGAGCAAGCAGCAAGGTTCGCTTCCTGGTTAAGTGCGGGAGGAAAAGTAATCGCGCTAGAATCAGCAGTAGGACAGTTAGCATCGCAGGAGTGGAGTGCGTTGAAGCCATTGAAGCAGGACTCTGTGGCTAAAAGCAAAGCGAGTCCATTGCTGAAATATAGCGATCGCGAGCGCGAATCGCTAAAAGAATACACGGCCGGAGCCATCTATAAAGTAACTTTTGATAGCTCACATCCATTAATGTTCGGCGTCAAAGATTACTTCACGTTGAAACAGGATGCAAACCTATATCAATACTTCGAAGCAGGCAAAGGCTGGAATGTGGGCTATATCAACGAAGGAGCAAAGATGAGCGGTTTCGTAGGAAACAATCTCGCAAAGAAACTAAAGAATGGGCTAGTATTCGGCGAGCAGAAAGTAGGGCAGGGTTCGGTTATCTACTTAACCGATAATGTGTTGTTCCGTAATTTCTGGGAAAATGGAAAAGTAATTATGGCGAATGCGGTATTTCTTACTGCAGACTAA
- a CDS encoding metallophosphoesterase, giving the protein MRIRHSVWFLLLGAILISGCEMFDVHPYDGDIKGKRDINPRNIQRIEEETQDKDTIRYALISDSQRWYDELDDFVDFANKRNDLDFIIHAGDLTDFGVTKEFLLQRDILEGLHRPYVALIGNHDVLANGDDIFRIVFGPLNFSFITGRTKFVCLNTNALESDYSNPIPDFSFIQAERDADRDKFDKTVFVMHAKPTSEQFNNNVKDVFQYSIKLYPNLLYANHGHDHRYQNEDIFHDGITYYGTPNIGKRQFLLFTITKNSYSHEIISF; this is encoded by the coding sequence ATGAGAATAAGACATTCCGTTTGGTTTCTCCTGTTAGGAGCCATACTAATCAGTGGTTGTGAGATGTTCGATGTGCACCCTTATGACGGCGATATCAAAGGCAAACGCGACATCAACCCCCGCAATATACAACGCATTGAAGAAGAGACGCAGGATAAAGATACCATTCGCTACGCGTTAATCAGCGATTCTCAACGTTGGTATGATGAGCTTGATGATTTTGTAGATTTTGCGAACAAGCGGAATGATTTAGATTTTATAATCCATGCGGGCGATCTAACTGACTTTGGCGTTACTAAGGAGTTTTTATTGCAGCGGGATATTCTTGAGGGTCTGCATAGACCCTATGTGGCGCTGATTGGTAATCACGATGTTCTTGCCAATGGTGATGATATCTTTCGTATTGTTTTCGGCCCCTTGAACTTCAGCTTTATCACTGGGCGAACGAAGTTCGTATGTTTAAATACAAACGCCCTAGAGTCTGATTACTCCAATCCGATCCCTGATTTTTCATTTATCCAAGCCGAACGCGATGCTGATCGGGACAAATTTGACAAAACCGTTTTTGTCATGCATGCGAAGCCTACTTCCGAGCAGTTTAACAACAATGTAAAGGATGTTTTCCAATACAGCATCAAGCTATACCCAAACCTGCTTTATGCAAATCATGGGCATGACCACCGTTATCAGAATGAGGACATCTTTCATGACGGCATCACTTATTATGGAACGCCGAATATAGGAAAACGCCAATTCTTACTTTTCACGATTACCAAGAACAGCTACAGCCATGAAATCATCTCTTTTTAA
- the galE gene encoding UDP-glucose 4-epimerase GalE: protein MSKILVTGGTGFIGSHTVVELHNAGYTPVLIDNLSNSNIRILDQIEKIIGVKPEFHQFDLCDTAKVNEFVASNPDIKGIIHFAASKAVGESVQDPLKYYHNNFYSLINLLEAYRQKPINFVFSSSCTVYGEPDVLPVNEAAPVKRATSPYGNTKQIAEEILQESASAYDNYQVIALRYFNPVGAHESALIGELPIGVPQNLLPFITQTAIGKREKLTVFGDDYETPDGSAVRDYIHVVDLAKAHVAAIKLLEKGNPNGNYDVFNVGTGNGYSVLEAIAAFEKASGQKLNYVIGPRREGDIIKVWGDVTKSTNELGWKAELGIEEMMASAWAWEKYLSENTL, encoded by the coding sequence ATGAGTAAAATATTAGTAACCGGAGGAACGGGATTCATTGGATCGCACACCGTAGTAGAATTGCACAACGCAGGCTATACCCCTGTTTTAATCGACAATCTGTCCAATTCGAATATCAGGATCTTAGATCAGATCGAGAAAATTATTGGCGTGAAACCCGAGTTTCACCAATTTGACCTATGCGATACGGCTAAAGTAAACGAATTTGTCGCTTCAAATCCGGATATCAAAGGTATCATTCATTTTGCCGCATCTAAAGCGGTAGGCGAGTCGGTACAAGATCCGTTGAAGTATTATCATAACAACTTCTACTCATTAATCAACTTGTTAGAAGCTTATCGTCAAAAACCGATCAACTTCGTATTTTCATCCAGCTGTACCGTCTATGGCGAGCCGGATGTATTACCGGTAAACGAAGCTGCACCGGTGAAACGCGCAACCTCTCCGTACGGAAACACCAAACAAATCGCCGAAGAAATTCTACAAGAGTCTGCAAGCGCATATGACAATTACCAAGTAATCGCTCTTCGCTACTTCAACCCGGTTGGAGCACATGAATCAGCACTGATCGGCGAATTGCCAATCGGAGTTCCACAGAACTTATTGCCGTTCATTACGCAGACAGCCATCGGAAAACGCGAAAAACTAACCGTATTTGGTGATGACTATGAAACGCCGGACGGTTCTGCAGTACGCGATTATATCCACGTGGTCGACCTAGCAAAAGCACACGTAGCAGCCATCAAATTATTGGAAAAAGGAAATCCAAACGGCAACTACGATGTATTTAATGTGGGTACAGGAAATGGCTATTCGGTATTAGAAGCTATCGCAGCTTTCGAAAAAGCCTCAGGCCAAAAACTAAACTACGTAATCGGTCCGCGTCGTGAAGGTGATATCATCAAAGTATGGGGCGATGTAACCAAATCAACCAATGAATTAGGCTGGAAAGCGGAGTTGGGAATCGAAGAAATGATGGCCTCAGCATGGGCATGGGAGAAATATCTATCGGAAAACACATTGTAG
- a CDS encoding helix-turn-helix transcriptional regulator produces MAKIPVIEQCTVSYKEDKHLLADRLDVYLLNNRNLVFPHRHNFYHLVLFLEGSGSHEIDFKTYPVSIGQVYCMGPGQVHSWMFDGNMQGYIINFDIDYFKSLLLRPDYIENLSIFSTLNNSVFSLTEETLRQVVPLFEQLVGLKNGPAEDDLKKSLLLYILLKLEQDYMPSFPTKTMDYQMVLIKNFIALVDMRYKDLHLPKEYAELLFVTPNHLNGVCKEYLGLQAGEVIRNRIHLEAKRLLILPDWTISQVAYELQFSDNSYFTKFFKKVAGMTPEEFRKSQWK; encoded by the coding sequence ATGGCAAAGATACCTGTTATAGAGCAATGTACGGTTTCCTACAAGGAGGATAAACACCTTCTTGCGGATCGCTTAGACGTATATTTGCTGAACAATAGGAACCTCGTATTTCCACATAGGCATAATTTTTACCATCTGGTACTTTTCCTGGAAGGATCGGGTTCGCATGAAATTGACTTTAAAACGTATCCCGTTTCTATAGGACAGGTCTATTGCATGGGACCGGGGCAGGTACATTCCTGGATGTTCGACGGCAATATGCAGGGCTATATCATCAACTTCGATATAGACTATTTTAAATCGCTGTTGCTTCGTCCCGACTATATCGAAAACTTGTCGATATTCTCGACGCTGAACAACTCGGTTTTTTCATTAACGGAGGAAACTTTAAGGCAGGTTGTACCTTTATTTGAACAGCTGGTCGGTTTGAAGAATGGACCTGCAGAAGACGATCTAAAGAAGTCTTTATTGCTCTATATTTTATTGAAATTGGAGCAGGATTACATGCCGAGTTTTCCGACGAAAACGATGGACTATCAAATGGTGCTGATCAAGAACTTTATTGCGCTGGTCGATATGCGCTATAAGGACTTGCACCTGCCGAAGGAATACGCTGAGTTATTATTTGTCACACCCAATCACCTCAACGGTGTCTGCAAAGAATATTTAGGCTTGCAAGCTGGCGAGGTCATTCGCAATAGAATACATTTAGAGGCAAAACGCTTACTAATTTTGCCTGACTGGACGATATCACAGGTGGCTTATGAGTTACAGTTTAGCGACAACTCCTATTTCACCAAATTTTTTAAGAAGGTAGCTGGGATGACCCCCGAAGAATTTAGGAAATCACAATGGAAGTAA